The following coding sequences lie in one Streptomyces xiamenensis genomic window:
- a CDS encoding HNH endonuclease yields MPQVLVLNASYEPLGVVPIRRALILLLNDKAVSLEDSDVLMRSATHAIPAPSVVRLKRFVRVPYRGSVPLTRRALFARDGGRCAYCGAVATSVDHVIPRSRGGAHAWENVVAACRSCNHIKADRQVAELGWRLRHKPGPPSGLAWRIIGTGHRDPRWLPYLQPYGADDALARIEGRTSA; encoded by the coding sequence GTGCCGCAGGTCCTGGTTCTCAATGCCTCGTACGAGCCGCTCGGCGTCGTCCCCATCCGCCGCGCGCTCATTCTGCTGCTGAACGACAAGGCGGTGAGTCTGGAGGACTCGGACGTCCTGATGCGCAGCGCCACCCATGCCATACCGGCACCCAGCGTGGTACGGCTCAAACGCTTCGTCCGGGTTCCCTACCGGGGCTCCGTGCCGCTCACCCGGCGGGCGCTGTTCGCCCGCGACGGCGGCCGGTGCGCGTACTGCGGGGCCGTGGCCACCAGCGTCGACCATGTGATCCCGCGCAGCCGGGGCGGCGCGCACGCCTGGGAGAACGTCGTCGCCGCCTGCCGCAGCTGCAACCACATCAAGGCCGACCGGCAGGTCGCCGAGCTGGGCTGGCGGCTGCGGCACAAGCCGGGGCCGCCCTCCGGGCTCGCCTGGCGCATCATCGGCACCGGCCACCGCGATCCGCGGTGGCTGCCGTACCTCCAGCCGTACGGCGCGGACGACGCGCTGGCCAGAATCGAGGGACGGACCTCCGCCTGA
- a CDS encoding mechanosensitive ion channel family protein: MSRENWEAWLGTGLRVALIVVIAFVLRAVVRRSISRLIKRMHRDDKRRTGGRSGGSLLASPERRIQRAAAIGSVLRSAASVMVLGTAALMVLSQLEIELGPLIASAGFLGVAIGFGARNLVTDVLSGMFMLLEDQYGVGDRIDAGEATGTVVEIGLRVTTLRGENGELWYVRNGEIKRVANLSQGWATAQLDIEVRADADYEQVRKLITGAGEELRTAGSPWDELVWEPLEVLGLESVTLDSMVVKVRARTMPGKAVTVERELRRRVKQTLDEAGIAQVDAAGVTLEKLRAAPGATLRNTEG, translated from the coding sequence GTGAGCAGGGAGAACTGGGAAGCCTGGCTGGGCACGGGCCTGCGCGTCGCGCTGATCGTGGTGATCGCCTTCGTGCTGCGCGCCGTTGTGCGCCGGTCCATCAGCCGGCTCATCAAGCGCATGCACCGCGACGACAAGCGCCGCACCGGCGGCCGGAGCGGCGGCTCGCTGCTGGCCAGCCCCGAACGGCGGATCCAGCGCGCCGCCGCCATCGGCTCCGTGCTGCGCAGCGCCGCCTCGGTCATGGTCCTGGGCACCGCCGCGCTGATGGTCCTGTCCCAGCTGGAGATCGAACTGGGCCCGCTGATCGCCAGCGCCGGCTTCCTCGGCGTGGCGATCGGCTTCGGCGCGCGCAACCTGGTCACCGACGTGCTGAGCGGAATGTTCATGCTGCTGGAGGACCAGTACGGGGTCGGGGACCGGATCGACGCGGGCGAGGCGACCGGGACCGTGGTGGAGATAGGGCTGCGGGTCACCACCCTGCGCGGCGAGAACGGCGAGCTGTGGTACGTGCGCAACGGCGAGATCAAGCGCGTCGCCAACCTCAGCCAGGGCTGGGCCACCGCCCAGCTCGACATCGAGGTCCGCGCGGACGCCGACTACGAGCAGGTGCGCAAGCTGATCACCGGCGCGGGCGAGGAACTGCGGACGGCCGGCAGCCCCTGGGACGAACTGGTGTGGGAACCCCTGGAGGTCCTGGGCCTTGAGTCGGTGACGCTGGACTCCATGGTGGTGAAGGTGCGGGCCCGCACCATGCCCGGCAAGGCCGTGACCGTGGAACGGGAACTGCGGCGCCGCGTCAAGCAGACGCTGGACGAGGCCGGAATCGCGCAGGTGGACGCGGCCGGCGTGACGCTGGAGAAGCTTCGAGCTGCGCCGGGCGCGACGCTCCGTAACACTGAGGGGTGA
- a CDS encoding NADP-dependent oxidoreductase, translating into MRALTYTDYGDPSVLRVTEQPEPHAGPGQVRIAVRAAAVNPIDWKIRRGLFDETSPLAFPAIPGTDAAGVVDEVGSGVAGVSVGDEVFGSGQSASAQYAVLDHYTVKPAELTWEQASGLPVTSETAMRALRLLGVTTGQTLLIEGAAGGVGSAAAQFAVANGITVIGTASDRNQDYLRSLGVLPTTYGAGLRERVAQLAPQGVDAVFDTAGSGSLPELIEIAGDPGRVVSIADFSAPQHGARVTSAMSDEPAYDALPQAADLAREGRFTVAIDSEYPLDAGAKAHERSEGGHVRGKIVLTV; encoded by the coding sequence ATGCGCGCACTGACCTACACGGATTACGGCGACCCTTCGGTGCTGCGGGTGACCGAGCAACCGGAGCCGCACGCGGGGCCCGGCCAAGTCCGGATCGCGGTGCGCGCGGCGGCGGTGAACCCCATCGACTGGAAGATCAGGCGCGGCCTCTTCGACGAGACCTCGCCGCTCGCCTTCCCCGCCATCCCGGGCACGGACGCGGCCGGTGTCGTCGACGAGGTCGGCTCCGGAGTGGCCGGGGTGTCGGTCGGTGACGAGGTCTTCGGCTCCGGACAGAGCGCGTCCGCGCAGTACGCGGTGCTCGACCACTACACGGTCAAGCCGGCGGAGCTCACCTGGGAGCAGGCGTCCGGGCTGCCGGTGACCTCGGAGACCGCGATGCGCGCGCTGCGCCTGCTGGGGGTGACGACGGGGCAGACGCTGCTGATCGAGGGCGCGGCCGGCGGAGTGGGCAGCGCGGCGGCGCAGTTCGCGGTGGCCAACGGCATCACCGTGATCGGCACGGCGAGCGACCGCAACCAGGACTACCTGCGCTCGCTGGGGGTGCTGCCGACGACGTACGGGGCGGGCCTGCGGGAACGGGTGGCACAGCTGGCGCCGCAGGGGGTGGACGCGGTGTTCGACACGGCGGGTTCGGGGTCGCTGCCCGAGCTGATCGAGATCGCGGGCGATCCGGGCCGGGTGGTGAGCATCGCGGACTTCTCCGCGCCGCAGCACGGGGCGCGGGTCACCTCGGCGATGTCGGACGAGCCGGCGTACGACGCGCTGCCGCAGGCCGCCGATCTGGCCCGGGAGGGGCGGTTCACGGTGGCGATCGACTCGGAGTATCCGCTGGACGCGGGCGCGAAGGCGCACGAGCGCAGCGAGGGCGGCCACGTGCGCGGAAAGATCGTGCTCACCGTCTAG
- a CDS encoding helix-turn-helix domain-containing protein has product MGTAAGKKLEPGVVDAADAQRALRRINDYLSRTSRSDEDVQVHLETGAGDEALVLPRPVAEMFASMLAALANGQGIQIMPVDAELTTQQAADMLNVSRPYLIGLLESGEIRFRLVGRHRRIRFADLHQYLREDDARRKETADELMELDQDLGLL; this is encoded by the coding sequence ATGGGGACTGCAGCGGGCAAGAAGCTCGAACCAGGCGTAGTCGACGCGGCCGACGCACAGCGAGCGCTGCGGCGAATCAACGATTACCTCTCACGGACTTCCCGGAGCGACGAAGACGTCCAGGTGCACCTGGAGACCGGAGCCGGCGACGAGGCGCTTGTCCTGCCGCGTCCCGTGGCGGAGATGTTCGCCTCGATGCTGGCAGCCCTGGCCAATGGCCAAGGCATCCAGATCATGCCGGTCGACGCCGAGCTGACGACCCAGCAGGCTGCCGACATGCTCAATGTGTCCCGCCCGTACCTGATCGGGCTCCTTGAATCCGGGGAGATCCGCTTCAGACTTGTGGGCCGCCACCGCCGTATCCGCTTTGCTGATCTACATCAGTACCTGCGTGAGGACGACGCGAGGCGCAAGGAGACAGCCGACGAACTGATGGAACTGGATCAAGATCTGGGGCTGCTCTGA
- a CDS encoding PIN domain-containing protein: protein MIYDACALYPNTLRDLLIRVSQRGFVRARWTEAILDEVDRNIALNYDIAPENLARRRSLMNQAVRDCLVTGFEPLVEGLELPDKDDRHVLAAAIRASAQVIVTDNRKDFPCDYLAKWDIERRSADDFMLDLMGLDDRVVYACVQEIATSHRRPPQTFDDVLGQLERSGLTESVAALRRGPGAVNGQGAY from the coding sequence GTGATCTACGACGCATGCGCCTTATATCCGAACACACTGCGGGATCTGCTGATCCGCGTCAGCCAGAGAGGCTTCGTCCGCGCGAGATGGACCGAGGCGATCCTGGACGAGGTGGACCGGAATATCGCCTTGAACTACGACATCGCTCCTGAGAACTTGGCACGCCGCAGATCGCTCATGAACCAGGCGGTACGCGATTGTCTGGTCACGGGCTTCGAGCCACTCGTCGAAGGGCTCGAGTTGCCCGACAAGGACGACAGGCATGTGCTGGCCGCGGCCATCCGGGCGAGCGCCCAAGTGATCGTTACGGACAATCGCAAAGACTTCCCGTGCGACTACCTCGCCAAGTGGGACATTGAACGCAGGTCCGCGGACGATTTCATGTTGGATCTCATGGGCCTGGACGATCGCGTCGTGTACGCCTGTGTGCAAGAGATCGCCACTTCCCACCGGCGCCCGCCGCAGACGTTCGACGATGTGCTGGGCCAGTTGGAGAGGTCCGGACTGACCGAGTCCGTGGCCGCCCTGCGCCGTGGACCTGGAGCCGTGAACGGGCAAGGCGCTTACTGA
- a CDS encoding GNAT family N-acetyltransferase translates to MTHSDVEAEVEIRRYRPGDAADAAALRRICVRTGYNGGDARGHYRDPGVLPALFATPYAELAPELVFVADEGDGPIGYIVGAADTRAFYRAFRATWLPRVRDRFPELAGATDMDGELRGLLHAPERMIDAEVVREHPAHLHIDLLPRGQRRGLGTRLMTAYLDALRERGVPGVHLGMNPANTAAHAFYTRLGFVTLREPTEEAQVLYLGLRL, encoded by the coding sequence ATGACGCATTCCGATGTCGAGGCCGAGGTCGAGATCCGCCGCTACCGTCCGGGCGATGCCGCCGACGCCGCGGCCCTGCGGCGGATCTGCGTCCGCACCGGGTACAACGGCGGGGACGCCCGGGGCCATTACCGCGATCCGGGGGTGCTGCCGGCGCTGTTCGCCACCCCGTACGCCGAACTCGCCCCGGAGCTGGTGTTCGTGGCGGACGAGGGGGACGGGCCGATCGGCTACATCGTGGGCGCGGCCGACACCCGGGCGTTCTACCGCGCGTTCCGCGCCACGTGGCTGCCCCGGGTGCGGGACCGCTTCCCGGAGCTGGCCGGGGCGACGGACATGGACGGCGAACTGCGCGGCCTGCTGCACGCGCCGGAGCGGATGATCGACGCCGAGGTGGTGCGAGAGCACCCCGCCCATCTGCACATCGACCTGCTGCCGCGGGGGCAGCGGCGTGGTCTGGGCACCCGGCTGATGACGGCGTACCTCGACGCGCTGCGCGAACGCGGCGTCCCCGGCGTCCATCTGGGCATGAACCCGGCGAACACCGCCGCGCACGCCTTCTACACCCGGCTGGGCTTCGTCACCCTCCGCGAGCCGACCGAGGAGGCCCAGGTGCTGTATCTGGGCCTGCGGCTGTAG
- a CDS encoding GNAT family N-acetyltransferase, translating into MTGEEPVYVLPLAPLRLTGHGVQLREWTAADRAAMVALFDDPEIARWTPLRSPFDEAAADDYLAKARDSRPAGRRVQLAITVDGTTPLGEAVLFPNADAEREAELGYTVGPAHRGRGLAARAVRLLAEYALTELPVPRVILRIEPENAASNAVARAAGFTLAPDEPLHREIRGRAVTLLTWARHP; encoded by the coding sequence ATGACCGGCGAGGAACCCGTATACGTGCTGCCCCTGGCCCCGCTGCGGCTGACGGGCCACGGCGTGCAGCTGCGCGAGTGGACGGCGGCCGACCGGGCCGCCATGGTGGCGCTGTTCGACGACCCGGAGATCGCCCGGTGGACCCCGCTGCGTTCACCGTTCGACGAGGCCGCCGCCGATGACTACCTGGCGAAGGCCCGCGACTCCCGGCCCGCCGGCCGCCGCGTTCAGCTGGCCATCACCGTGGACGGGACCACCCCGCTGGGCGAGGCCGTGCTGTTCCCCAACGCGGACGCCGAACGCGAGGCCGAACTGGGCTACACCGTGGGCCCCGCCCACCGCGGCCGGGGACTGGCCGCCCGCGCGGTGCGGCTGCTGGCCGAGTACGCCCTGACCGAGCTGCCCGTCCCGCGGGTGATCCTGCGGATCGAGCCGGAGAACGCGGCCTCCAACGCCGTCGCCCGCGCCGCCGGGTTCACCCTGGCGCCGGACGAGCCGCTGCACCGGGAGATCCGGGGCCGCGCGGTCACCCTGCTCACCTGGGCCCGGCACCCCTGA
- a CDS encoding glycoside hydrolase family 5 protein: MSHTPTTDSGAPAAHRRRKRPGTRALASLAALLTATGAAAALWLGGGTATATASGGDTPDEPRRAEAVTPYQQHGALEICGLRLCGEDGSPVQLRGMSSHGTQWFEHCLTEGSLDALAYDWGASLLRVSTYVQEGGYATDPQRFTDIVSRVIDQATARGLYVIVDWHQLSPGDPNANTALAKRFFTDITARHGHQDNLLYEIANEPNGVSWQSIKSYAEEVIPVVRAGAPDAVVLVGTRGWSSLGVSDGADENEIVANPVNADNIAYTFHFYAASHRDHYLSVLDRASDRLPIFVTEWGTQDYAGEGANDFAMSQRYLDLMAAKGISWANWNFSDDWRSGAVFREGSCAAGQFSGTAPLKEAGVWVRDRVG; encoded by the coding sequence ATGAGCCACACCCCCACCACCGACAGCGGCGCTCCCGCCGCACACCGGCGCCGGAAGCGGCCCGGAACCCGCGCCCTCGCCTCGCTGGCCGCGCTGCTCACCGCGACCGGCGCCGCCGCGGCGCTGTGGCTGGGCGGCGGCACCGCCACCGCCACGGCCTCCGGCGGCGACACCCCCGACGAGCCGCGGCGCGCCGAGGCCGTCACCCCGTACCAGCAGCACGGCGCCCTGGAGATCTGCGGCCTGAGGCTGTGCGGCGAGGACGGCAGTCCCGTCCAGCTGCGCGGCATGAGCAGCCACGGCACCCAGTGGTTCGAGCACTGCCTGACCGAGGGCTCGCTGGACGCCCTCGCCTACGACTGGGGCGCGTCGCTGCTGAGGGTGTCCACCTATGTGCAGGAGGGCGGATACGCGACCGACCCGCAGCGCTTCACCGACATCGTCAGCCGGGTCATCGACCAGGCCACCGCGCGCGGGCTGTACGTGATCGTCGACTGGCACCAGCTGAGCCCCGGCGACCCGAACGCCAACACCGCCCTCGCGAAGCGGTTCTTCACCGACATCACCGCCCGCCACGGCCACCAGGACAACCTGCTCTACGAGATCGCCAACGAGCCCAACGGCGTCAGCTGGCAGTCCATCAAGAGCTACGCCGAGGAGGTCATCCCGGTGGTCAGGGCCGGGGCGCCCGACGCCGTCGTCCTGGTCGGCACCCGTGGCTGGTCCTCGCTCGGCGTCTCCGACGGGGCCGACGAGAACGAGATCGTCGCCAACCCGGTCAACGCCGACAACATCGCGTACACCTTCCACTTCTACGCGGCCTCGCACCGCGACCACTACCTCTCCGTCCTGGACCGGGCCTCGGACCGGCTGCCGATCTTCGTCACCGAATGGGGCACCCAGGACTACGCGGGAGAAGGCGCCAACGACTTCGCCATGTCGCAGCGCTACCTGGATCTGATGGCCGCCAAGGGCATCAGCTGGGCCAACTGGAACTTCTCCGACGACTGGCGCTCGGGCGCCGTCTTCCGCGAGGGCTCCTGCGCCGCCGGTCAGTTCTCCGGCACCGCGCCGCTCAAGGAAGCGGGCGTGTGGGTCCGCGACCGGGTGGGCTGA
- a CDS encoding glutamate ABC transporter substrate-binding protein, which translates to MGALRRPGGRSLPMVVGGMALAGWMLAGSLPAPGDGGRQDAKDPVTGGHLIQVDDGDGGGSAPDGDGIGSLAARETCDNGIDPAGNSWSPSREEGAAVRRITERGRLIVGVDQNSYLWGYRAPDDPQTVIGFDIDLARAVAADLLGDPELVTLRPIPTDQRIPLLENREVDMVIRSMSITCTRWESVAFSAPYFDTGQQLLAPRWSTITGFDSSLAGMRVCSGDDTTARVLLESEPHGAALVEAGGHLDCLVRIQLGEADALMTDGALAAAHAAQDPTMRLIGEPIKEESYGIAMNPGDEDLVRRVNAILEDYRAGGDGSDWRVSYRAWLADYFPPDQSPEPAAPRYRD; encoded by the coding sequence ATGGGAGCGCTGAGGCGGCCGGGCGGTCGCTCGCTGCCGATGGTGGTGGGCGGCATGGCGCTGGCCGGCTGGATGCTGGCCGGCTCGCTGCCCGCCCCCGGCGACGGCGGGCGCCAGGACGCGAAGGACCCGGTGACCGGCGGACACCTGATCCAGGTGGACGACGGCGACGGCGGCGGGAGCGCCCCGGACGGCGACGGCATCGGCTCGCTGGCCGCCCGCGAGACCTGCGACAACGGGATCGACCCGGCCGGCAACAGCTGGTCCCCCTCCCGCGAGGAGGGCGCCGCCGTGCGCCGGATCACCGAGCGCGGCCGGCTGATCGTCGGCGTCGACCAGAACAGCTATCTGTGGGGCTACCGGGCCCCCGACGATCCGCAGACCGTCATCGGCTTCGACATCGACCTGGCCCGCGCGGTCGCCGCCGACCTGCTGGGCGACCCCGAACTGGTCACCCTGCGCCCCATCCCCACCGACCAGCGCATCCCGCTCCTGGAGAACAGGGAGGTGGACATGGTGATCCGCAGCATGTCCATCACGTGCACCCGCTGGGAGTCCGTGGCGTTCTCCGCCCCCTACTTCGACACCGGCCAGCAGCTGCTGGCGCCCCGCTGGTCCACCATCACCGGCTTCGACTCCTCGCTGGCCGGGATGCGGGTGTGCAGCGGCGACGACACCACCGCCCGGGTCCTGCTGGAGAGCGAGCCGCACGGCGCCGCGCTGGTGGAGGCCGGCGGTCATCTGGACTGCCTGGTACGGATCCAGCTGGGCGAGGCCGACGCCCTGATGACGGACGGCGCGCTGGCCGCCGCCCACGCCGCGCAGGACCCCACCATGCGGCTGATCGGCGAGCCCATCAAGGAGGAGTCCTACGGCATCGCGATGAATCCCGGCGACGAGGACCTCGTGCGCCGGGTCAACGCCATACTGGAGGACTACCGGGCCGGCGGCGACGGCAGCGACTGGCGCGTCTCCTACCGGGCCTGGCTCGCCGACTACTTCCCACCGGACCAGTCCCCGGAGCCGGCCGCGCCGCGATACCGGGACTGA
- a CDS encoding serine/threonine-protein kinase translates to MSESGPLSVPCQRPGCAGHYEDVGDGQLYCDLCGLAPVVSARGDIGGVGTGLTHAPRRGEVPSQRSAPASVPSAASERSLPSSRLSHRSVSGALSRSLSGPMSERPVSVRSSRASASRHRSRLGAGLVTIPAVPRPEPLDQVLADPEVPERKRFCGNSDCGERVGRTRGERAGRSEGYCTRCGHPYSFVPKLRPGDLVHDQYEIAGCLAHGGLGWIYLAKDTRVSHRWVVLKGLLDTGDEDAMEVAISERRFLAEIEHSTIVRIYNFVEHLDRRTGSLDGYIVMEYVGGRSLKEIANTRRSADGRRDPLPVEQACAYGIEALDALGHLHSRQLLYCDFKVDNAIQQNDQLKLIDMGAVRRMDDHESAIYGTVGYQAPEVAEVGPSVASDLYTVARTLAVLTFDFQGYTTIFADSLPEPEHVEVFRRYESFYRLLVRATDPDPERRFASAQQMSEQLTGVLREVVALQSGQPQPALSQLFGPELRVPDTELLPGLGRDVSALGARRRVRGRAARTAAASALPPAAGPLTTPVDIEAAALALPVPKVDPEDPNAGFLSGLMAGAPADLLTALSAAPVDSVERRLRELRALLELPDGRGRESARWLLSALEDECGDDWRVVWYQGVAALATGDLGTAALSFDAVYDAFPGEVAPKLALAVCAEALGQQDNAADYYELVWRTDPSHVSASFGLARVRLATGDREGAVAALESVPDTSAHHIAARVAAVRARLRHRSPAEPLLPDLLAAGRQVETLLAGGLEPALGEQLSCEVLGSALDWLLSGHSGQNGRLLGAPLEETGIRLGLERSYRRLAQWAPDSSERIELVEAANRFRPRTWV, encoded by the coding sequence ATGAGCGAGAGCGGACCCCTGTCCGTACCGTGCCAGCGGCCCGGCTGCGCCGGCCACTACGAGGACGTCGGCGACGGACAGCTCTACTGCGACCTGTGCGGGCTCGCCCCCGTCGTCTCGGCGCGCGGCGACATCGGCGGCGTGGGCACCGGCCTGACCCACGCGCCGCGGCGCGGCGAGGTACCCTCCCAGCGCTCGGCGCCCGCCTCGGTGCCATCGGCCGCCTCCGAACGGTCGCTGCCCAGCTCGCGGCTGTCGCACCGCTCGGTCTCCGGCGCGCTCTCCCGCTCCCTGTCGGGGCCGATGTCGGAGCGCCCGGTCTCCGTGCGCAGTTCCCGCGCCAGCGCCTCCCGCCACCGCTCCCGGCTGGGCGCCGGCCTGGTGACCATCCCCGCCGTGCCCCGCCCCGAACCGCTGGACCAGGTGCTGGCGGACCCCGAGGTGCCCGAGCGAAAACGGTTCTGCGGCAACAGCGACTGCGGCGAGCGGGTGGGCCGTACCCGCGGCGAGCGCGCCGGGCGCAGCGAGGGGTACTGCACCCGCTGCGGCCACCCGTACTCCTTCGTGCCCAAGCTGCGCCCCGGCGACCTGGTGCACGACCAGTACGAGATCGCCGGCTGCCTGGCGCACGGCGGGCTCGGCTGGATCTATCTGGCCAAGGACACCCGCGTCAGCCACCGCTGGGTGGTCCTCAAGGGCCTGCTGGACACCGGCGACGAGGACGCCATGGAGGTGGCGATCTCCGAACGGCGCTTCCTCGCCGAGATCGAGCACTCCACGATCGTGCGGATCTACAACTTCGTCGAGCATCTGGACCGCCGCACCGGCAGCCTCGACGGCTACATCGTCATGGAGTACGTGGGCGGCCGGTCGCTGAAGGAGATCGCCAACACCAGGCGCAGCGCGGACGGGCGGCGCGATCCGCTGCCGGTGGAGCAGGCGTGCGCGTACGGCATCGAGGCGCTCGACGCGCTGGGGCATCTGCACAGCCGCCAACTGCTGTACTGCGACTTCAAGGTCGACAACGCGATCCAGCAGAACGACCAGCTGAAGCTGATCGACATGGGCGCGGTGCGGCGGATGGACGACCACGAGAGCGCGATCTACGGCACCGTCGGCTACCAGGCGCCCGAAGTCGCTGAGGTGGGCCCGTCCGTGGCCTCCGACCTGTACACGGTGGCGCGCACGCTGGCCGTGCTGACCTTCGACTTCCAGGGCTACACCACGATCTTCGCGGACAGCCTGCCGGAGCCGGAGCATGTGGAGGTCTTCCGGCGGTACGAGTCGTTCTACCGGCTGCTGGTACGGGCCACCGACCCGGACCCGGAGCGGCGGTTCGCGTCCGCGCAGCAGATGTCCGAGCAGCTGACGGGGGTGCTGCGGGAGGTGGTGGCGCTCCAGTCGGGGCAGCCGCAGCCCGCGCTGTCGCAGCTGTTCGGCCCCGAACTGCGGGTGCCGGACACCGAGCTGCTGCCGGGCCTCGGCCGTGACGTGTCGGCGCTGGGCGCGCGGCGGCGGGTACGCGGCCGGGCGGCGCGGACCGCGGCGGCGTCGGCGCTCCCGCCGGCCGCCGGCCCGTTGACCACGCCGGTGGACATCGAGGCGGCGGCCCTGGCGCTGCCCGTTCCCAAGGTGGACCCGGAGGACCCCAACGCGGGCTTTCTGTCCGGGCTGATGGCCGGCGCGCCCGCCGACCTGCTGACCGCGCTGAGCGCCGCCCCGGTGGACTCGGTCGAACGGCGGCTGCGCGAACTGCGGGCCCTGCTGGAACTGCCGGACGGGCGGGGGCGGGAGAGCGCGCGCTGGCTGCTGTCCGCGCTGGAGGACGAGTGCGGCGACGACTGGCGGGTGGTGTGGTACCAGGGCGTGGCCGCCCTGGCGACCGGCGACCTGGGCACGGCGGCGCTGTCCTTCGACGCGGTGTACGACGCGTTCCCGGGCGAGGTGGCCCCGAAGCTGGCGCTCGCGGTCTGCGCGGAGGCGCTGGGCCAGCAGGACAACGCGGCCGACTACTACGAACTGGTGTGGCGGACCGATCCCAGCCATGTGAGCGCCAGTTTCGGTCTGGCCCGGGTACGGCTGGCCACCGGCGACCGGGAGGGGGCGGTGGCCGCGCTGGAGTCGGTGCCGGACACCTCCGCCCACCACATCGCGGCCCGGGTGGCGGCGGTCCGCGCGAGGCTGCGGCACCGCTCACCGGCCGAGCCGCTGCTGCCGGACCTGCTGGCGGCGGGCCGGCAGGTCGAGACGCTGCTCGCAGGGGGACTGGAACCAGCACTGGGCGAACAACTGTCCTGTGAGGTGCTGGGGTCTGCGCTGGACTGGCTGCTATCCGGCCATTCCGGACAGAATGGGCGGCTCCTGGGTGCGCCGCTGGAGGAGACGGGCATCAGACTGGGTCTGGAACGCTCCTACCGGCGGCTCGCGCAGTGGGCGCCGGACAGTAGTGAACGGATTGAACTGGTGGAGGCGGCCAACCGCTTCCGCCCTAGGACATGGGTGTGA